A genomic window from Halodesulfovibrio sp. includes:
- a CDS encoding glutamine synthetase family protein codes for MEEYTVFNCKNGDDVIRAVKEHNISFVQFWFVDILGTLKSFQVTPKELEAAFEEGMGFDGSSILGFTRIEESDMVAYPDATTFQICSWRPSDRPVARMFCDIKNPDGTPYEGDPRYILRKLIEKAAQKGYTYYVGPELEFFLFTDSKNPQPVDSGGYFDAPPLDMGNDVRREIIFSLEKMGVDVEYSHHEVAPSQHEIDLRYSEALRMADIAMTYKVVVKEIARKHGYYATFMPKPLFGENGSGMHVHQSLFKNGKNAFFDANDPHNLSSEARSYIAGLLKHAKEYTCITNQWVNSYKRLLPGYEAPVYIAWAQCNRSSLIRVPMYKPGKEQATRIELRSPDPAANPYLCFAATLGAGLEGIEKGYELPAAVEENIFSMETEDLTAKGIDSLPGSLFEAVELLKNSELMKNILGEHMHSNFVNNKRIEWDEYRTHISEFELRKYLPIL; via the coding sequence ATGGAAGAATATACAGTGTTCAACTGCAAAAACGGCGATGATGTTATCCGTGCAGTCAAAGAGCACAACATCAGCTTCGTTCAATTTTGGTTTGTAGATATCTTAGGTACGCTCAAAAGTTTTCAGGTAACCCCTAAAGAACTTGAGGCTGCTTTTGAGGAAGGTATGGGTTTTGACGGATCTTCCATTCTCGGATTTACCCGTATTGAAGAGTCAGACATGGTTGCATATCCAGATGCAACAACATTTCAGATTTGTTCATGGCGTCCATCCGACCGCCCTGTAGCGCGCATGTTCTGCGACATTAAAAATCCGGACGGAACTCCGTACGAAGGCGACCCGCGCTACATTCTGCGTAAGCTCATCGAAAAAGCAGCGCAAAAAGGATACACCTACTACGTTGGGCCGGAGCTTGAATTTTTCCTCTTCACCGATTCTAAAAACCCGCAACCTGTTGATTCCGGAGGATACTTTGACGCACCTCCGCTCGACATGGGTAACGATGTACGCCGCGAAATCATTTTCTCTTTGGAAAAAATGGGCGTTGATGTTGAATACTCCCACCACGAAGTAGCGCCATCACAGCACGAAATCGACCTGAGATATTCCGAAGCACTCCGCATGGCTGATATTGCTATGACCTACAAAGTTGTAGTGAAGGAAATTGCTCGCAAGCACGGCTACTACGCGACCTTTATGCCTAAGCCGCTTTTCGGTGAAAACGGCTCCGGCATGCATGTGCACCAGTCCTTGTTTAAAAACGGCAAGAATGCTTTCTTCGATGCAAACGACCCGCATAACCTTTCTTCTGAAGCACGCAGCTATATTGCAGGGCTTTTGAAACATGCAAAGGAATACACCTGCATCACCAACCAGTGGGTAAACTCCTACAAACGCCTGCTTCCGGGATACGAAGCACCTGTGTACATTGCATGGGCGCAATGCAACCGCTCCTCCCTCATCCGTGTTCCAATGTATAAACCGGGTAAAGAACAGGCTACACGTATTGAACTCCGCAGTCCTGACCCAGCAGCCAACCCTTACCTTTGCTTTGCAGCAACATTGGGTGCAGGTCTTGAAGGTATTGAGAAAGGATACGAGCTACCTGCTGCTGTTGAAGAAAATATTTTCTCTATGGAAACAGAAGACCTCACAGCAAAAGGCATTGATTCTCTCCCTGGCTCACTCTTCGAAGCAGTCGAGTTGCTGAAAAATTCAGAATTGATGAAAAATATTCTCGGCGAACACATGCATTCCAACTTTGTGAACAACAAGCGCATAGAATGGGATGAATATCGAACTCACATCTCTGAGTTTGAACTTCGCAAGTACTTGCCAATTCTATAA
- a CDS encoding DUF523 domain-containing protein: protein MIEYVVSACLAGCKCRYDGEHTANEEVQQLIKEGRALPLCPEQLGGFETPRTPFELKNGQAITKDGVDITEKMMNGVHEASKLVALAGCTKAILKSRSPSCGAGIIYDGSFSGVKIEGNGLFAEKMLSMGLEVTSTD from the coding sequence ATGATTGAATACGTAGTAAGCGCCTGCCTTGCTGGCTGTAAATGCAGGTACGACGGCGAACATACCGCAAACGAAGAAGTACAGCAGCTCATCAAAGAGGGGCGTGCTCTTCCTCTATGTCCAGAGCAGCTAGGAGGCTTCGAAACTCCCCGCACACCATTTGAGCTAAAAAATGGACAGGCAATAACCAAAGATGGCGTTGATATTACAGAGAAGATGATGAACGGCGTCCACGAGGCTAGCAAGCTTGTAGCACTGGCAGGCTGTACCAAAGCCATCTTAAAATCACGGTCACCATCTTGCGGCGCCGGAATAATTTATGACGGATCTTTTTCAGGAGTGAAGATTGAAGGAAACGGGCTTTTTGCAGAAAAAATGCTTTCAATGGGGTTGGAAGTAACAAGTACAGACTAG
- a CDS encoding DinB family protein, which yields MEQNLYYMMHSTHDHKTELLKALSSLSNQYTGILRRKPPGEERWSPIMVLEHIILTERSLLGNLPDPEDMEAVSRTFGNKISYAIASYAFNLHLLLPVPELALIPKGEYDIDELSTMWSENHTWLRSFITQAPRDCLAENYFNHRIAGPMNIEQAMSLNLAHIVMHEFQLSQIFMELNVETPYLPYEPST from the coding sequence ATGGAACAGAATCTATACTACATGATGCACTCGACCCACGACCACAAGACAGAGCTATTAAAAGCACTGTCTTCGCTAAGTAACCAGTACACGGGTATTTTACGGCGCAAGCCACCGGGGGAGGAACGGTGGTCGCCTATCATGGTGCTTGAACACATCATCCTGACCGAGCGCTCTTTATTAGGGAATCTGCCTGACCCAGAAGACATGGAAGCAGTTTCTAGAACCTTCGGTAATAAAATTTCATACGCCATTGCCTCATACGCATTCAATTTACACTTGTTGCTTCCAGTCCCTGAATTAGCATTGATACCCAAAGGTGAATACGACATTGATGAGCTTTCTACCATGTGGTCAGAAAACCATACATGGCTCCGCTCGTTCATTACTCAAGCCCCGCGGGATTGCCTTGCAGAAAATTACTTCAATCACAGGATAGCGGGACCAATGAATATTGAGCAGGCTATGAGCTTAAACCTTGCCCACATTGTTATGCATGAATTCCAACTTTCACAAATATTCATGGAACTAAATGTTGAAACCCCATATTTGCCGTATGAACCATCCACGTAA
- a CDS encoding diacylglycerol kinase: MPIKDSIATGVTHFFQATGFTIEGLKSTYRSEIAFKQEVLLLPVILLVAWLLFGFPSALLLTSMWLIVCAFELCNSAIENIADLVMPEKNEFIKRAKDAGSAAVGVAIAANICTWLYVIFV; the protein is encoded by the coding sequence GTGCCGATAAAAGATTCAATTGCAACAGGTGTTACACACTTTTTTCAAGCAACAGGTTTTACTATCGAAGGGCTGAAAAGCACGTATCGTTCTGAAATAGCATTTAAACAGGAGGTGTTACTCCTTCCTGTTATACTGCTGGTTGCTTGGCTTCTCTTCGGTTTTCCATCCGCGTTATTGCTGACTAGCATGTGGCTTATAGTCTGTGCTTTTGAGTTATGCAATTCCGCGATTGAAAATATTGCAGATTTAGTGATGCCTGAGAAGAACGAATTTATAAAACGTGCAAAAGATGCAGGTTCTGCCGCCGTCGGGGTTGCTATTGCCGCAAATATTTGTACATGGCTTTATGTGATATTTGTGTAG
- a CDS encoding chloride channel protein: MPQQNVCDSRPWFGVSSRINAHTPMLVLALGVGVLAGYGSVLFRYAIDGVQILFYHNGSDFLAFYHTLPWYGIVLPPAIGGAIVGLLTSKGAPEAKGHGVPEVMEAVALRDGVIRKRVAAVKIAASAICIGSGGSVGREGPIVQIGSSIGSTLGQLLKVNRSNQRTLVGCGAAAGIAATFNAPIAGIMFALEILLGDFGFASFSPVVLSSVTATAISRYYFGDFPAFISPVYELGSIWELGLFPILGIASALIAVLFVATLYKMEDLSDLIHIPPVLKAALGGLCIGGILLLFPELMGVGYGAITLSLMDKMAWGTMLILIFLKIFATSLTISSGGSGGIFAPSLFIGAMTGGVFGVAVHYLFPAVVPSPGIFALIGMGGLVAGTTYAPITAILIIFELTSNYHIILPLMLTCIISTLIASSISPGSIYTVKLMRRGVDLRDGMEQNILKKYRVRDLMQIMPDTLYEGATLQQVFETFRRKNAPYLHLVDKKGELSGIISFRDLRSVLAEEYLENLLIAKDIATTCIETVASDDAVLDALHRMAEFSISQLPVVNVEGKLIGTLREQDVLAAYDQSVVGMQLKDAA; the protein is encoded by the coding sequence ATGCCACAGCAGAATGTGTGCGACTCCCGTCCTTGGTTTGGTGTTTCATCTAGAATCAATGCGCATACCCCAATGCTAGTCTTGGCTCTTGGGGTTGGTGTACTGGCTGGATATGGTTCAGTATTATTTCGCTACGCCATTGATGGTGTTCAGATTCTTTTTTATCATAATGGTTCAGATTTTTTAGCGTTTTATCATACGCTCCCTTGGTATGGGATTGTGCTGCCGCCAGCAATTGGCGGTGCTATAGTAGGGCTGTTGACCTCCAAAGGAGCGCCGGAAGCAAAAGGGCATGGCGTACCGGAAGTTATGGAGGCTGTTGCGTTACGTGACGGCGTAATTCGAAAGCGGGTAGCGGCTGTAAAAATAGCAGCTTCTGCAATATGTATCGGCTCCGGTGGCTCTGTTGGGCGCGAAGGTCCCATTGTGCAGATTGGTTCCAGCATCGGTTCTACCTTAGGACAATTACTTAAAGTAAATAGAAGTAATCAGAGAACGCTGGTGGGGTGCGGCGCAGCAGCTGGCATTGCGGCAACGTTTAATGCTCCGATTGCAGGAATTATGTTTGCTTTGGAAATTTTGCTCGGAGATTTCGGATTCGCATCATTTTCGCCTGTCGTTCTCTCCAGTGTCACGGCTACTGCAATTTCTCGATATTACTTTGGAGATTTTCCAGCGTTTATTTCCCCCGTGTACGAGCTTGGCTCTATATGGGAGCTTGGACTTTTTCCTATTCTCGGGATTGCTTCTGCACTAATTGCTGTATTGTTTGTTGCTACACTGTATAAAATGGAAGATCTTTCTGATCTTATACATATTCCACCAGTGCTTAAAGCTGCTCTTGGTGGTTTGTGCATCGGTGGGATTTTGCTCCTTTTTCCAGAACTAATGGGGGTAGGGTACGGGGCAATTACGTTGTCGCTGATGGATAAAATGGCATGGGGAACAATGCTTATTTTGATCTTCCTCAAAATTTTTGCAACATCACTTACCATCAGTAGTGGAGGAAGCGGAGGCATTTTTGCTCCATCATTGTTTATAGGAGCAATGACAGGCGGAGTGTTCGGTGTTGCTGTGCATTATCTATTTCCGGCTGTTGTTCCTTCTCCGGGGATATTTGCTCTTATTGGGATGGGCGGTCTGGTGGCAGGGACAACATATGCTCCCATCACTGCTATCCTGATTATTTTTGAACTGACAAGTAACTATCATATTATTCTGCCTCTTATGCTCACATGCATTATCAGTACGCTGATTGCCTCATCCATAAGCCCCGGTTCAATTTATACGGTAAAACTTATGCGGCGAGGCGTTGATCTGCGGGATGGCATGGAGCAAAATATTCTTAAAAAATATCGTGTGCGTGATTTAATGCAGATAATGCCGGATACTTTGTATGAGGGCGCGACATTGCAGCAGGTGTTTGAAACATTTCGCAGAAAAAACGCACCGTATCTTCATCTTGTAGATAAAAAAGGTGAATTGAGTGGAATAATCTCGTTTCGCGATTTGCGGAGTGTGCTTGCAGAAGAGTATTTGGAGAATTTGTTGATAGCAAAGGATATTGCCACGACGTGTATTGAAACCGTTGCGAGTGATGATGCGGTGCTTGATGCATTGCATAGAATGGCAGAATTCAGCATATCCCAGCTGCCAGTGGTTAATGTCGAAGGCAAACTAATCGGGACGTTACGAGAGCAGGATGTGCTGGCTGCATATGACCAGTCAGTTGTGGGAATGCAGCTTAAGGATGCAGCATAA
- a CDS encoding phosphatase PAP2 family protein, with translation MAFPTPEWDLALFKLINMQWRNGVLDVLMPIVSDRKLIWLIATPLFLMIGKKSKKWRQLLLGFAFIGIAVGINDIGTNIVKDIAGRVRPKDAVAQSYHYDYKKSEWLQRPANFIQTDTHGSSFFSGHASNSTAAVVMAMLIWPKLRSFLWILPLLIGYSRIYLAKHYPLDVITGWCFGLCVSYLLWKLILKRLYETWGAPKEYRIPYRP, from the coding sequence ATGGCGTTTCCAACTCCTGAATGGGATTTAGCCCTTTTTAAACTGATTAATATGCAATGGCGCAACGGCGTGCTCGATGTGCTTATGCCTATTGTTTCAGACCGAAAACTTATTTGGCTTATCGCAACCCCGCTTTTTTTAATGATCGGGAAAAAAAGTAAAAAATGGCGCCAACTGTTACTCGGATTCGCATTTATCGGTATCGCGGTTGGTATAAATGATATTGGCACCAACATTGTCAAAGACATTGCCGGACGTGTGCGTCCTAAAGACGCAGTGGCACAGTCATACCATTATGACTACAAGAAAAGTGAATGGCTGCAACGCCCCGCAAACTTTATCCAAACAGACACACACGGCTCATCATTTTTTTCCGGACATGCGTCCAACTCAACCGCAGCAGTTGTAATGGCAATGCTCATCTGGCCTAAGCTGAGATCTTTTTTGTGGATACTGCCTTTGCTCATCGGGTACTCGCGCATTTATCTAGCAAAGCATTACCCGTTAGACGTGATTACAGGTTGGTGTTTCGGGTTATGCGTCAGTTATCTCCTTTGGAAGCTGATACTCAAACGGCTCTACGAAACGTGGGGCGCACCAAAAGAATACCGGATACCATATCGACCATAA
- a CDS encoding EAL domain-containing protein yields MQGETLHLLIIDDDTILRRNISVYFEDSGFLVTQACNGTEGIKLFSQQQPDIVIADLIMPETGGLEVVEYVKKVAPYVPVIVISGVNLVDEAVRALKNGAWEFITKPIIDHGVLDHAVKKCLERANFLLERSQYHALLESRLETHSSQLKSTNDQLNRYQQLLRSNSSFVNNLVEAIPSPLYISDKNFVCIDCNKAFCEMLQREKHQVINSRIPDLLSANQPCVDALCSNVIENNNTGDCEITYINEDNTISYYMLYRSSVISETEGELSTLGILYNITELKIQKELVAHQAYHDELTTLPNRLYMMNYLHEVLEKDSGNTKFCILFIDVDNFKRINDSLGHDLGDELLKLVAVRLKTVFLEKGKVARVGGDEFIALLPEVTEERIIEKHAEHLNAIFKEPFFVASHELYLSVTVGITCYPDDGHDANTLLTRSDIAMYRAKEDKRSSWMRFDRCMLEQVTERLKLERLIREGLEQREFTPYYQPRFDVNTGEIVGAEALVRWVRLDGSIGNPADFIPVAEETGLIRELGEQVLLDSCKQMHAWHTEGYANLVLSVNISAVQFTEDLYDTVSNAIKVSQIDPLKLELEITETIMMKNVEKTAQILRELAELGVKIVIDDFGTGYSSLYYLKMFPIDILKIDRMFIDGIPENENDGNIVSAILSMAKQMKLSVVAEGVETEEQLMFLQQHNCEEAQGYLLSKPKAAMDFAELLGCEKTG; encoded by the coding sequence ATGCAAGGGGAAACATTGCATCTACTAATCATAGATGATGATACAATATTACGCCGCAATATTTCGGTTTATTTCGAAGACAGCGGCTTTTTAGTGACGCAGGCCTGCAACGGTACCGAAGGGATAAAACTTTTTTCACAACAGCAGCCGGACATAGTTATTGCTGATTTAATTATGCCGGAAACCGGGGGGCTTGAGGTTGTTGAGTATGTGAAAAAAGTTGCGCCGTATGTGCCTGTAATAGTTATTTCCGGTGTAAATTTAGTTGATGAAGCCGTGCGGGCGTTGAAAAACGGTGCGTGGGAATTCATCACCAAGCCGATAATAGATCATGGTGTTTTAGACCATGCCGTTAAAAAATGCCTTGAACGGGCTAACTTTCTACTCGAACGCAGCCAGTACCATGCGTTGCTGGAATCTCGTTTAGAAACACATTCTTCTCAATTAAAGTCGACAAATGACCAGCTTAATCGCTACCAACAATTATTGCGGTCAAATAGCAGTTTTGTAAACAACCTTGTTGAAGCAATTCCAAGTCCTTTATATATTAGTGATAAAAACTTTGTATGCATTGATTGCAATAAAGCTTTTTGCGAGATGCTCCAGCGTGAGAAACATCAGGTTATAAACAGCCGTATTCCTGACTTACTTTCCGCAAACCAACCTTGTGTGGATGCCTTATGCAGCAATGTTATAGAGAACAATAATACAGGTGATTGTGAGATTACCTATATAAATGAAGATAATACGATATCTTATTATATGCTGTATCGTAGCTCTGTGATTAGTGAAACTGAAGGCGAATTGAGCACCTTAGGTATATTATACAATATTACAGAGCTTAAAATTCAAAAAGAACTTGTCGCTCACCAAGCCTATCATGATGAGCTTACAACGTTGCCTAACCGCTTATACATGATGAATTATCTGCACGAAGTGCTAGAGAAGGATTCTGGTAATACCAAATTTTGTATCCTCTTCATCGATGTAGATAACTTTAAGCGTATTAATGATAGCCTTGGACACGACCTTGGGGATGAGCTGTTAAAGCTTGTTGCTGTGCGTTTGAAAACAGTTTTTCTTGAAAAAGGGAAAGTTGCTCGTGTTGGTGGCGATGAGTTTATTGCTTTACTTCCTGAAGTTACGGAAGAAAGAATTATTGAAAAGCATGCTGAACATCTTAATGCCATATTTAAAGAACCATTTTTTGTGGCGTCTCATGAGTTGTACCTGTCTGTAACTGTGGGGATTACTTGCTATCCTGATGATGGACATGATGCGAATACACTGCTGACTCGAAGCGATATTGCTATGTATCGCGCCAAGGAAGATAAGCGTTCCAGTTGGATGCGCTTTGATCGTTGCATGCTGGAGCAGGTGACAGAGCGCCTGAAATTAGAGCGGTTAATTCGTGAAGGGCTGGAGCAACGCGAATTTACTCCATACTATCAACCGCGTTTTGATGTGAATACTGGCGAAATAGTAGGTGCAGAGGCTCTTGTTCGCTGGGTTCGGTTGGATGGCAGTATTGGCAATCCAGCTGATTTTATTCCGGTGGCGGAAGAAACAGGGCTTATTCGTGAGCTTGGAGAGCAGGTATTACTTGATTCGTGCAAACAAATGCATGCATGGCATACTGAAGGATACGCAAACTTAGTATTGTCTGTGAATATTTCTGCTGTACAGTTCACTGAAGATTTATACGATACTGTCAGCAATGCTATCAAGGTATCTCAAATTGATCCGCTCAAACTGGAGCTTGAGATTACCGAAACAATTATGATGAAGAATGTTGAAAAGACAGCGCAGATTTTACGTGAACTAGCCGAGCTAGGTGTTAAGATTGTTATTGATGACTTTGGCACCGGTTATTCTTCATTGTATTATCTTAAAATGTTCCCGATCGACATTTTGAAAATTGATCGCATGTTTATTGATGGTATCCCTGAAAATGAAAATGATGGAAACATTGTGTCTGCGATTCTCTCCATGGCAAAGCAGATGAAATTATCTGTGGTGGCAGAAGGTGTTGAGACAGAAGAGCAGCTTATGTTTTTACAGCAGCATAATTGCGAAGAAGCACAGGGGTATCTGTTGTCCAAACCGAAAGCAGCTATGGATTTTGCTGAGTTGCTAGGTTGTGAGAAAACGGGTTAA
- a CDS encoding DUF47 family protein, with translation MAHSVLRKQIGLKKRIDEFLDQVSEASLLFKQGVGFYIDEKHDQFEEKLEQISTVEHHGDEMRRAIERQLYLKTLIPESRGDVLQLLEQMDTLLDCCKEVLWQFQIELPEIPYKSHDDMQELVLYSVESVEAIVRSARSFFRSSDVSDHLHKVSYWESESDKVTTRMLMNIYRRDDLSLCHKAQLKDLVRQVAQIADKAEDVADRLTIYVIKRML, from the coding sequence ATGGCACACAGCGTACTGCGAAAGCAAATTGGATTAAAAAAGCGTATTGATGAATTTTTAGACCAAGTCAGTGAAGCATCTTTGTTGTTCAAACAAGGGGTGGGGTTCTACATTGACGAAAAACATGACCAGTTCGAAGAAAAGCTTGAACAGATTTCTACTGTTGAACACCACGGAGACGAGATGCGACGTGCTATTGAACGTCAACTGTATCTCAAAACACTTATTCCAGAGTCCCGTGGTGATGTTTTACAACTTTTAGAACAGATGGATACGCTGTTAGATTGTTGTAAAGAAGTTCTATGGCAATTTCAAATTGAGCTGCCGGAAATTCCGTACAAATCACACGATGACATGCAAGAACTCGTTTTGTATTCTGTAGAATCAGTAGAAGCAATCGTACGTTCTGCACGCTCTTTTTTCCGCAGCTCAGACGTTTCCGACCATCTCCATAAAGTATCTTACTGGGAAAGTGAGTCGGACAAAGTCACAACCCGCATGCTTATGAACATATACCGCCGTGACGATTTGAGTCTGTGCCATAAAGCCCAGCTGAAAGATCTAGTCCGTCAGGTTGCTCAAATTGCTGATAAAGCAGAAGACGTGGCAGACAGACTCACCATTTACGTTATCAAGCGCATGCTCTAA
- a CDS encoding inorganic phosphate transporter: MLPVFLSSGLFLGWSLGANDAANVFGAAVGSRMVRFRTAAIISSLCVIVGAVYSGAGTAHTLGKLGAVNALAGAFMVAFSAAITVYMLVKAGCLVSTSQAIVGAVVGWNFFSGSATDPTVLSKIMLTWVACPALAAVFSILLYKCIAGIIKAAQLHIFTLDGMTRWGLILAGAFGSYALGANNMANVMGVFIPVANLQPIQLFPGVVLSATQQLFFLGGLAVSVGIFTYSHRTMMLVGDGIVKLSPVASFVVVMANSLVLFMLSSQGLSDFSVSLGLPAIPLVPVSSSQATIGAIVGIGLLKGGRSIRWRSLSNIAFGWILTPLMAATICFVCLFFLQNVFQQTTFKPVSYELTSSAWDKITEEDGITQETLTQIDDLWLERFPNAAAFRKALVARLGEQPEAIRKIMFYSRRDSLRLSPKIIGRLDTKKLTEAELTVLKELSGQVFVHSWRLKEVLGEMSPLWRYSSTDEEHNKRLDAKFKYLDSKLHSQDADGL; this comes from the coding sequence ATGTTGCCTGTATTCTTATCCAGCGGGCTTTTTCTTGGCTGGTCGCTGGGCGCAAACGATGCTGCAAACGTCTTCGGGGCTGCTGTAGGCTCGCGTATGGTGCGGTTCAGAACCGCTGCAATCATCAGCTCTCTCTGTGTTATCGTCGGCGCTGTCTATAGTGGTGCCGGTACTGCCCATACACTTGGTAAGCTCGGCGCAGTAAATGCTCTCGCCGGTGCGTTTATGGTTGCTTTCTCCGCAGCAATTACCGTGTACATGCTTGTAAAAGCTGGCTGCCTTGTTTCAACATCGCAAGCAATTGTTGGTGCTGTCGTGGGCTGGAACTTCTTCAGCGGCTCTGCCACCGACCCGACAGTGCTTAGTAAAATCATGCTCACATGGGTTGCGTGCCCTGCCCTTGCTGCTGTCTTTTCAATCCTGCTCTATAAGTGTATCGCCGGAATAATTAAAGCCGCTCAACTACACATTTTTACGCTGGACGGAATGACCCGATGGGGACTCATTCTTGCTGGTGCATTCGGCTCCTACGCCCTTGGTGCAAACAACATGGCGAACGTTATGGGGGTATTTATTCCCGTAGCAAACTTGCAGCCAATACAACTTTTCCCCGGCGTGGTGCTTTCCGCTACTCAACAGCTGTTCTTCCTTGGTGGACTCGCTGTTTCCGTTGGTATTTTTACGTATTCTCACAGAACAATGATGCTTGTCGGCGACGGCATTGTGAAGCTCTCTCCTGTTGCATCATTTGTTGTGGTTATGGCGAACTCCCTTGTTCTGTTCATGCTGTCATCGCAAGGACTCTCAGATTTCTCTGTGTCACTTGGGTTACCAGCAATTCCGCTTGTTCCGGTTTCCAGTTCACAGGCTACCATCGGTGCAATTGTCGGAATCGGTCTTCTAAAGGGCGGCAGAAGCATCCGCTGGCGATCACTTTCAAACATCGCTTTTGGATGGATTCTTACCCCACTGATGGCTGCAACAATCTGCTTTGTTTGCCTGTTCTTCCTGCAAAACGTTTTCCAGCAGACAACGTTCAAGCCTGTGTCATATGAGCTTACATCAAGCGCGTGGGACAAAATTACAGAAGAAGATGGCATAACACAGGAAACACTCACTCAGATTGACGACCTCTGGCTAGAACGGTTCCCGAATGCTGCTGCCTTCCGCAAAGCTTTAGTAGCCAGACTCGGCGAACAGCCAGAAGCTATCCGCAAAATTATGTTCTATTCACGACGTGACTCCTTGCGGCTTTCACCAAAAATTATCGGCAGACTTGATACAAAAAAACTCACAGAAGCTGAATTAACCGTACTCAAAGAGCTTTCTGGACAAGTCTTTGTGCACAGCTGGAGACTTAAAGAAGTGTTAGGTGAAATGTCTCCGCTATGGCGCTATTCCAGCACAGATGAGGAGCATAACAAAAGACTTGATGCCAAATTCAAGTACCTTGATTCAAAACTGCATAGTCAGGATGCAGACGGCTTATAA